One window of Microbacterium sp. Root61 genomic DNA carries:
- the uvrA gene encoding excinuclease ABC subunit UvrA, with product MPIVPVAAPSKLSVRGARVHNLKNVDLDIPRDSLVVFTGLSGSGKSSLAFDTIFAEGQRRYVESLSAYARQFLGQVDRPDVDFIEGLSPAVSIDQKSTNRNPRSTVGTITEIHDYMRLLWARIGVPHCPQCGEVIQRQTVQQIADQLMDLPEKTRYQVVAPVVSQKKGEFVDLFKELGAKGYARAIVDGEMIQLAEPPTLKKSYKHDIAVVIDRLVAGPDILSRVTDSVETALGLAGGILQINFVDEEGDAAWQSFSEKLACPNGHPLQLTEIEPRTFSFNAPFGACPTCSGLGTRMSVDVELMLGDEELSIREGVLIPWTTQGKGLFQYYERLLEGLAADLNFSLDTPWRDLRVDVQDAVLRGENYKVTVKWKNRYGREMRYASGFEGVVPYIERQYTQAESDAQRQRWSEYLREVPCAVCNGDRLKPEVLAVLVHGHSIADASHLSLADAQKYFAQLELSDREAKIAAQVLREIRLRLDFLIQVGLNYLNLSRSAGSLSGGEAQRIRLATQIGSGLTGVLYVLDEPSIGLHQRDNRRLIETLVALRDLGNTLIVVEHDEETIHAADWIVDIGPYAGVDGGNVVHSGPLSALLTERASLTADYLSGRREIPTPTKRRKLDKSRKITVVGARENNLKNVTVDFPLGVLTAVTGVSGSGKSSLVNDILYEVLASRLNGARRVPGKHTRVTGLDNLDKVVHVDQAPIGRTPRSNPATYTGVFDRVRTLFSETPEAKVRGYQPGRFSFNVKGGRCEACSGDGTIKIEMNFLPDVYVDCEVCHGKRYNRDTLAVHYKGKNIAEVLEMPIEEAADFFEPIQAIHRYLKTLVDVGLGYVRLGQSATTLSGGEAQRVKLATELQRRSNGRSIYVLDEPTTGLHFEDVRRLLEVLNSLVEKGNTVIVIEHNLDVIKSADWVIDLGPEGGSGGGEIIATGTPEQVARAEASHTGAFLAEVLGMQAARKAG from the coding sequence GTGCCCATTGTCCCCGTCGCCGCGCCCTCGAAACTCAGTGTCCGCGGTGCCCGCGTCCACAACCTCAAGAACGTCGATCTCGACATTCCCCGCGATTCTCTGGTCGTGTTCACCGGCCTTTCCGGGTCGGGCAAGTCCAGCCTCGCGTTCGACACGATCTTCGCGGAAGGCCAGCGTCGCTACGTCGAATCGCTGAGCGCCTACGCCCGTCAGTTCCTCGGACAGGTCGACCGGCCCGACGTCGACTTCATCGAGGGCCTCAGCCCTGCGGTGTCGATCGATCAGAAGTCGACCAACCGCAACCCGCGCTCCACGGTCGGCACGATCACCGAGATCCACGACTACATGCGTCTGCTGTGGGCGCGCATCGGCGTGCCGCACTGCCCGCAGTGCGGTGAAGTCATCCAGCGCCAGACGGTGCAGCAGATCGCCGACCAGCTCATGGATCTGCCCGAGAAGACCCGCTACCAGGTCGTCGCCCCCGTCGTCTCGCAGAAGAAGGGCGAGTTCGTCGACCTCTTCAAGGAGCTCGGGGCCAAGGGCTACGCGCGTGCGATCGTCGACGGCGAGATGATCCAGCTCGCCGAGCCGCCGACGCTGAAGAAGAGCTACAAGCACGACATCGCCGTCGTCATCGACCGCCTCGTCGCCGGCCCCGACATCCTCAGCCGTGTCACCGACTCCGTCGAGACCGCCCTGGGGCTGGCCGGCGGCATCCTGCAGATCAACTTCGTGGACGAAGAGGGGGATGCCGCGTGGCAGTCCTTCTCCGAGAAGCTGGCCTGCCCGAACGGGCACCCGCTGCAGCTCACCGAGATCGAGCCGCGCACCTTCTCCTTCAACGCGCCGTTCGGCGCCTGCCCGACCTGCTCGGGTCTCGGCACCCGGATGTCGGTGGATGTCGAGCTCATGCTCGGCGACGAGGAGCTCTCGATCCGCGAGGGCGTGCTCATCCCGTGGACCACGCAGGGCAAGGGCCTGTTCCAGTACTACGAGCGGCTGCTCGAGGGACTGGCCGCCGACCTGAACTTCTCGCTCGACACCCCGTGGCGCGACCTGCGCGTCGATGTGCAGGACGCGGTGCTGCGCGGCGAGAACTACAAGGTCACCGTCAAGTGGAAGAACCGCTACGGCCGCGAGATGCGCTACGCCTCCGGCTTCGAGGGCGTCGTCCCGTACATCGAGCGCCAGTACACGCAGGCCGAGTCCGATGCGCAGCGTCAGCGCTGGTCGGAGTACCTCCGCGAGGTGCCGTGCGCCGTATGCAACGGCGATCGCCTCAAGCCCGAGGTGCTGGCGGTGCTCGTGCACGGTCATTCGATCGCGGATGCCTCGCACCTGAGCCTCGCCGACGCGCAGAAGTACTTCGCGCAGCTCGAGCTCAGCGACCGCGAGGCCAAGATCGCCGCGCAGGTGCTGCGCGAGATCCGGCTGCGCCTGGACTTCCTGATCCAGGTCGGCCTGAACTACCTCAACCTCAGCCGCTCCGCGGGGTCGCTCTCCGGCGGTGAGGCGCAGCGCATCCGCCTGGCGACCCAGATCGGCTCCGGTCTGACCGGCGTGCTGTACGTGCTGGACGAGCCGTCGATCGGCCTGCACCAGCGCGACAACCGCCGCCTGATCGAGACGCTCGTCGCCCTCCGTGACCTCGGCAACACGCTCATCGTCGTCGAGCATGACGAGGAGACCATCCACGCCGCCGACTGGATCGTCGACATCGGCCCGTACGCGGGCGTCGACGGCGGCAACGTCGTGCACTCGGGTCCGCTGAGCGCGCTCCTGACCGAACGCGCCTCGCTGACCGCCGATTATCTGTCCGGCCGCCGCGAGATCCCGACGCCGACGAAGCGCCGCAAGCTCGACAAGAGCCGCAAGATCACGGTCGTCGGCGCGCGCGAGAACAACCTCAAGAACGTCACGGTGGACTTCCCGCTCGGCGTGCTCACGGCCGTCACCGGCGTCAGCGGATCGGGCAAGTCGTCGCTGGTGAACGACATCCTGTACGAAGTCCTCGCCTCGCGCCTGAACGGCGCCCGCCGCGTGCCCGGCAAGCACACGCGCGTCACGGGCCTCGACAACCTCGACAAGGTCGTGCACGTCGACCAGGCGCCGATCGGGCGCACCCCGCGCTCCAACCCGGCCACTTACACCGGCGTGTTCGATCGCGTACGGACGCTGTTCAGCGAGACGCCCGAGGCGAAGGTGCGCGGCTACCAGCCGGGCCGCTTCAGCTTCAACGTCAAGGGCGGCCGCTGCGAGGCGTGCTCGGGCGACGGCACGATCAAGATCGAGATGAACTTCCTGCCCGACGTGTATGTCGACTGCGAGGTCTGCCACGGCAAGCGCTACAACCGCGACACCCTGGCCGTGCACTACAAGGGCAAGAACATCGCCGAAGTGCTCGAGATGCCGATCGAGGAGGCCGCGGACTTCTTCGAGCCGATCCAGGCGATCCACCGGTACCTGAAGACGCTCGTCGACGTCGGCCTCGGCTACGTGCGGCTCGGCCAGTCGGCGACCACGCTGTCCGGCGGCGAAGCGCAGCGCGTCAAGCTCGCCACCGAGCTGCAGCGCCGCTCCAACGGCCGAAGCATCTACGTGCTCGACGAGCCGACCACGGGTCTGCACTTCGAAGACGTGCGACGCCTGCTGGAGGTGCTGAACTCCCTCGTGGAGAAGGGCAACACGGTCATCGTGATCGAGCACAACCTCGACGTGATCAAGTCCGCCGACTGGGTCATCGACCTCGGTCCGGAGGGCGGGTCCGGAGGCGGCGAGATCATCGCGACGGGAACCCCCGAGCAGGTCGCGCGGGCCGAGGCCAGCCACACGGGTGCCTTCCTCGCCGAGGTGCTCGGCATGCAGGCGGCCCGCAAGGCCGGCTGA
- a CDS encoding AAA family ATPase — protein sequence MNDTPAAAPAPFDPPAIARAAAAILAAVEDVVIGQAAPLRIALASILAGGHVLFEDVPGLGKTLAARSLASAMGLPFRRLQCTPDLLPSDITGSFVYAPDAADFVFRPGPLFTGLLLADELNRTAPKTQSALLEAMAEGQVTVEGTSFPLPRPFHVIATANPIEYEGTYALPEAQLDRFFVRLSVGYPDRAQEELVLANRISRRKEVAEVAAVVHADDLAAMQAGVERVHVDADIVRYCVDLAAATRTDPAVEVGASPRGSQALMLVGRALAVIDGRDYVTPDDVKAVAVPALAHRLSLTPAAWAAGTDPARIVEGIVGRVAGPPAVARATVEV from the coding sequence GTGAACGACACTCCCGCCGCTGCGCCCGCCCCGTTCGACCCGCCCGCCATCGCTCGCGCGGCGGCGGCGATCCTCGCCGCCGTCGAGGACGTCGTCATCGGCCAGGCCGCACCGTTGCGGATCGCCCTGGCGAGCATCCTGGCCGGTGGCCATGTGCTGTTCGAAGACGTCCCGGGGCTCGGCAAGACGTTGGCGGCGCGCAGCCTCGCCTCGGCGATGGGCCTTCCCTTCCGCCGTCTGCAGTGCACACCCGATCTTCTGCCGTCGGACATCACCGGATCGTTCGTGTACGCACCGGATGCGGCCGACTTCGTGTTTCGCCCGGGGCCCCTGTTCACGGGCCTGCTGTTGGCCGACGAGCTCAACCGCACCGCGCCGAAGACGCAGTCGGCGCTGCTGGAGGCGATGGCGGAGGGACAGGTGACCGTCGAGGGGACGAGCTTCCCGCTGCCGCGTCCCTTCCATGTCATCGCGACCGCGAACCCGATCGAGTACGAGGGCACCTACGCGCTCCCGGAGGCGCAGCTCGACCGCTTCTTCGTGCGCCTGAGTGTGGGCTATCCGGATCGGGCACAGGAGGAGCTCGTGCTCGCGAATCGGATCTCGCGCCGCAAGGAGGTCGCGGAGGTCGCCGCCGTCGTCCATGCCGATGACCTCGCTGCGATGCAGGCGGGCGTGGAGCGGGTGCATGTCGACGCCGACATCGTGCGGTACTGCGTCGACCTTGCGGCTGCGACGCGCACCGACCCTGCCGTCGAGGTCGGCGCGTCCCCGCGCGGCTCGCAGGCGCTGATGCTCGTCGGTCGGGCCCTCGCGGTGATCGACGGTCGCGACTACGTGACGCCCGACGACGTCAAAGCGGTCGCCGTGCCGGCACTCGCGCATCGCCTGAGCCTGACGCCGGCCGCGTGGGCGGCAGGCACCGACCCCGCACGCATCGTCGAAGGCATCGTCGGTCGCGTCGCCGGTCCGCCGGCCGTGGCGCGTGCAACGGTCGAGGTCTGA
- a CDS encoding DUF58 domain-containing protein yields the protein MQARPSPAAAAGVGVGLVVIAGALIAGRADVALVGVVLIVAVAASGLTRMRGMPTSVTLTRLPLERDGDLAVAPVRVEVAAEGAQLVPLRLTASSVDVHWLTAAGPTADIVVRVPVAHSGRQTLLAVTAGAAGPDALTVTGTGPDVQVAMTLDPPVLRMRGIPVPPRPTGLTGAHQSLRPGDGGEFRDIHPFTPGDRLRRVDWKATARLGRSPGDLYVRRTFATSDIDVALVLDDTDDVGADVSDWALQDPTLVGARSLDVAREAAWSLASAYLDASDQVSFQVLSRPRSQVPRGSGARHRERLRASIATASAHARQDRRVRAPLVPAGALVVLLSPFLDDDVARLATLWRAAGHTTLAVDTLPAPRLGGLTREQRVAARIVLGEHDDRLHAVRASGVDVLVWAGAGGDEERAAALRALVRPRRRS from the coding sequence ATGCAGGCGCGACCTTCTCCCGCCGCCGCCGCGGGCGTGGGAGTCGGGCTCGTCGTGATCGCCGGCGCGCTCATCGCCGGGCGTGCCGATGTCGCGTTGGTCGGCGTCGTGCTGATCGTCGCCGTCGCCGCATCAGGACTCACCCGGATGCGGGGGATGCCGACCAGCGTGACCCTCACCCGTCTTCCGCTCGAGCGCGACGGAGACCTGGCCGTGGCGCCGGTGCGCGTCGAGGTCGCCGCCGAAGGCGCCCAGCTCGTCCCGCTGCGGCTGACGGCATCGAGCGTCGATGTGCACTGGCTCACGGCCGCCGGCCCGACCGCGGACATCGTGGTCCGTGTACCCGTGGCGCATTCCGGACGCCAGACGCTGCTCGCGGTCACGGCGGGCGCGGCAGGGCCTGATGCCCTCACCGTGACGGGTACAGGGCCCGACGTGCAGGTCGCGATGACACTCGACCCTCCGGTGCTGCGCATGCGGGGCATCCCGGTGCCGCCGCGCCCGACGGGACTCACAGGCGCGCACCAGTCCCTTCGACCGGGCGACGGGGGAGAGTTCCGCGACATCCATCCGTTCACTCCGGGCGACCGCTTGCGCCGGGTGGATTGGAAGGCCACGGCCCGACTCGGGCGCAGTCCCGGCGACCTGTACGTCCGTCGCACCTTCGCCACGTCGGACATCGACGTTGCGCTGGTCCTGGACGACACCGACGATGTCGGCGCAGACGTGTCCGACTGGGCGCTGCAGGATCCCACGCTGGTCGGCGCGCGGTCGCTCGATGTCGCGCGGGAGGCCGCGTGGAGCCTCGCATCGGCCTACCTCGATGCGTCCGATCAAGTCTCGTTCCAGGTGCTGTCCCGTCCGCGCAGCCAGGTGCCGCGCGGGTCGGGCGCCCGGCACCGCGAGCGGCTGCGTGCCTCCATCGCGACCGCCTCGGCGCACGCCCGTCAGGATCGGCGCGTGCGTGCGCCGCTGGTCCCCGCGGGCGCGCTGGTCGTGCTCCTCTCGCCGTTCCTCGACGACGATGTGGCGCGCCTTGCGACACTCTGGCGTGCGGCGGGGCACACGACCCTCGCTGTGGACACCCTCCCCGCGCCGCGTCTGGGCGGACTCACGCGCGAGCAGCGGGTGGCGGCGCGGATCGTGCTGGGCGAGCACGACGACCGCCTGCACGCGGTCCGTGCGAGCGGCGTCGACGTGCTGGTGTGGGCGGGCGCCGGCGGCGACGAGGAACGTGCGGCCGCGTTGCGGGCGCTCGTGCGGCCGAGGAGGCGCTCGTGA
- a CDS encoding 5'-nucleotidase C-terminal domain-containing protein, which yields MRSRSHPVLHPSRSRRRLAFGAAIAVAALGAGVLGAPAAQAADPVKIDLVTINDFHGRIEAGAPAGGIAAVATAVNQIRTANPNTVFAAAGDLVGASTFTSFIQDDNPTIDTLNAAGLDVSAAGNHEFDKGWADLKGHIQDRANWEYIAANVFEKSTNETALAESWVKEMDGIKVGFIGAVTEELPSLVSPGGIQDLEVRDIVDSVNAAADRLTDGDAANLEADVLVLLIHEGAANTSYAAATDPNSPFGYIVNTVTPKVNAIVSGHTHLAYSHQVPYAGDTGMRPVISSGQYGEKFSDMVINVDPDSKQVLSMVNTTYSMYVGAAAQYPVPAGDPIAGMVADAVAAAAGPGGVQLGTLTADFNRAKLQSGAENRGGESTLGNFVADAQLWSAQRTDTATQIAFMNPGGLRADMAFAPDGVLTYKEAATVQSFANTLVTMSITGDQIRQVLEQQWQPAGSQRPFLKLGISKGFEYAFDPAAAPGSRITRMTFEGVDIDPTASYRVVVNSFLGTGGDNFFAFADGADKRDTGQVDLESMVAYMAEIQTATPDYGQRSIGATLSAPTAQGYEVGSTVDIALSSLEFSTTEPPAGTVDVAIAGTPVGSAAIDNTLPTTISDVNGQASLSVTVPEGAAGGAPFGATVTVPLTITTPSGTSIELTVPVFHRAESVALGLPNKLLAKSNSAIQYTVIVAARGAAPTGEVTVFDGTTPIATATLTAKDRGIVKVKLQGLPKGVHQLSVSYAGNDQVKPSTSVKIPVFVW from the coding sequence ATGCGCTCTCGGTCACATCCCGTTCTTCACCCATCGCGCTCCCGACGTCGACTGGCCTTCGGGGCCGCGATCGCCGTTGCCGCGCTCGGAGCCGGCGTGCTCGGCGCCCCCGCAGCGCAGGCCGCCGATCCGGTGAAGATCGACCTCGTCACGATCAACGACTTCCATGGCCGGATCGAGGCGGGCGCACCCGCCGGCGGCATCGCCGCCGTCGCCACCGCGGTGAATCAGATTCGCACCGCCAACCCGAACACGGTCTTCGCCGCTGCGGGCGACCTGGTCGGGGCATCCACTTTCACGTCGTTCATCCAGGATGACAACCCGACGATCGACACCCTCAATGCTGCGGGTCTCGACGTCAGCGCGGCCGGCAACCACGAGTTCGACAAGGGATGGGCCGATCTGAAGGGCCACATCCAGGACCGTGCGAACTGGGAGTACATCGCCGCGAACGTTTTCGAGAAGTCGACGAACGAGACCGCACTCGCGGAGTCGTGGGTCAAGGAGATGGACGGCATCAAGGTCGGCTTCATCGGCGCCGTGACCGAGGAGCTGCCGTCCCTCGTCAGCCCGGGCGGCATCCAGGACCTCGAAGTGCGCGACATCGTCGACAGCGTCAACGCGGCAGCGGACCGCCTCACCGACGGTGACGCAGCCAACCTGGAGGCGGATGTCCTCGTGCTCCTCATCCACGAGGGCGCCGCGAACACCAGCTACGCCGCGGCCACCGACCCGAACTCGCCCTTCGGCTACATCGTGAACACCGTGACCCCGAAGGTGAACGCCATCGTCTCGGGTCACACCCACCTCGCCTACAGCCACCAGGTGCCCTACGCCGGTGACACGGGCATGCGCCCGGTGATCTCCTCTGGTCAGTACGGCGAGAAGTTCAGCGACATGGTGATCAACGTCGATCCCGACTCCAAGCAGGTGCTGTCGATGGTCAACACGACCTACAGCATGTACGTCGGCGCGGCTGCGCAGTATCCGGTACCCGCGGGTGATCCGATCGCCGGAATGGTCGCCGACGCAGTGGCGGCGGCTGCCGGCCCCGGAGGCGTGCAGCTCGGCACGCTGACAGCGGACTTCAACCGGGCCAAGCTGCAGAGCGGTGCGGAGAATCGCGGTGGAGAATCCACGCTCGGCAACTTCGTCGCCGACGCGCAGCTGTGGTCCGCGCAACGCACCGACACCGCGACGCAGATCGCGTTCATGAACCCCGGCGGACTGCGCGCCGACATGGCGTTCGCGCCGGACGGCGTGCTGACCTACAAGGAAGCGGCGACCGTGCAGTCCTTCGCGAACACGCTGGTGACGATGTCGATCACCGGCGACCAGATCCGACAGGTTCTGGAGCAGCAGTGGCAGCCGGCCGGCTCGCAGCGTCCGTTCTTGAAGCTCGGCATCTCGAAGGGCTTCGAGTACGCGTTCGACCCCGCCGCCGCACCCGGTTCGCGCATCACGCGGATGACCTTCGAAGGAGTCGACATCGATCCGACGGCGTCGTACCGAGTCGTCGTCAACTCGTTCCTCGGCACCGGCGGCGACAACTTCTTCGCCTTCGCCGACGGCGCCGACAAGCGTGACACCGGGCAGGTGGACCTCGAATCGATGGTCGCCTACATGGCCGAGATCCAGACCGCGACGCCGGACTACGGGCAGCGGTCGATCGGTGCCACGCTGAGTGCCCCGACCGCTCAGGGCTATGAGGTAGGCAGCACGGTCGACATCGCGCTGTCATCGCTCGAGTTCAGTACGACCGAGCCGCCCGCCGGCACGGTCGACGTCGCGATCGCGGGTACTCCTGTGGGGTCCGCCGCCATCGACAACACGCTGCCGACAACGATCAGCGACGTGAACGGCCAAGCGTCACTGTCTGTCACGGTGCCCGAAGGAGCAGCCGGGGGAGCGCCGTTCGGCGCGACGGTCACCGTGCCACTGACGATCACCACGCCGAGCGGCACGAGCATCGAGCTCACCGTCCCGGTGTTCCACCGCGCCGAGAGCGTCGCGCTGGGTCTTCCGAACAAGCTGCTCGCCAAGAGCAACTCGGCGATCCAATACACCGTGATCGTGGCGGCCCGGGGCGCGGCGCCGACCGGAGAGGTGACCGTGTTCGACGGGACCACCCCGATCGCGACGGCGACGCTGACCGCGAAGGATCGCGGCATCGTCAAGGTGAAGCTGCAGGGGCTGCCGAAGGGTGTGCACCAGCTGTCGGTCTCCTACGCCGGGAATGATCAGGTGAAGCCCTCGACGAGCGTGAAGATTCCGGTGTTCGTCTGGTAG
- a CDS encoding DUF4129 domain-containing protein has translation MDAANRPGRGGLALVIGLGIVTVAGIALAGPLQWSAPDWTLPQTEVTLPPAPMATGEEFSPPPEPDRAVPVPTDIPQWVMVVLVVVVVTLLAAGAYLLWRRLRGIERSHEPSVRLEVGADVSAAEPDVAPAVRRGIERALDILDEEREPADAVVQAWLGLEDAASASGAARSAAETPAEYAARIVGRFDADQAAVEQLLTLYQDVRFGAHPADAASVDTARRSLVRLRASWQQSAGLPG, from the coding sequence ATGGATGCTGCGAACCGCCCCGGTCGCGGGGGGCTCGCACTCGTCATCGGGCTCGGCATTGTGACCGTCGCGGGCATCGCCCTCGCCGGTCCTCTCCAGTGGAGCGCACCGGACTGGACGCTCCCGCAGACCGAGGTCACCCTTCCGCCGGCGCCGATGGCGACCGGCGAAGAGTTCTCCCCGCCTCCGGAGCCCGATCGCGCCGTGCCGGTGCCGACGGACATCCCGCAGTGGGTCATGGTCGTGCTGGTCGTCGTCGTGGTCACGCTCCTCGCGGCCGGCGCCTACCTGCTGTGGCGCAGGCTCCGCGGAATCGAGCGGAGCCACGAGCCGAGCGTGCGCCTCGAGGTGGGCGCCGATGTCAGCGCGGCGGAGCCCGATGTCGCTCCCGCTGTCCGTCGGGGCATCGAACGCGCCCTCGACATCCTCGACGAGGAGCGCGAACCCGCCGATGCCGTCGTGCAGGCGTGGCTCGGACTCGAGGATGCGGCATCCGCATCGGGGGCCGCGCGGTCGGCGGCCGAGACTCCGGCAGAGTATGCGGCGCGCATCGTCGGTCGTTTCGACGCCGACCAGGCGGCCGTCGAGCAGCTTCTCACCCTGTACCAGGACGTGCGGTTCGGTGCGCACCCCGCGGACGCGGCATCCGTGGACACCGCCCGGCGCAGCCTCGTGCGGCTGCGCGCGTCATGGCAGCAGAGCGCGGGGCTGCCGGGATGA
- a CDS encoding MarR family winged helix-turn-helix transcriptional regulator — translation MDPRDEMLKLDNQVCFAIVTAARNIVSIYRPVLEPLGLTHPQYLVMLALWERAPRSLRDLADELAMEPATLSPIVKRLEAQGRLTRGRRAGDERVLDIELTAAGAALRTAALEVPGQIMRSVGMDATQLSALRDGLGPFAGSMHDQ, via the coding sequence ATGGACCCGCGTGACGAGATGCTCAAGCTCGACAACCAGGTGTGCTTCGCGATCGTGACCGCGGCGCGCAACATCGTCTCGATCTATCGACCGGTCCTGGAGCCGTTGGGGCTGACCCATCCGCAATACCTGGTGATGCTGGCGCTGTGGGAGCGCGCGCCGCGCTCGCTGCGCGATCTCGCCGACGAATTGGCGATGGAGCCCGCGACCCTCTCGCCGATCGTCAAGCGGCTCGAGGCGCAGGGGCGGCTCACCCGTGGCCGACGGGCCGGCGACGAGCGGGTGCTCGACATCGAGTTGACCGCGGCGGGCGCCGCCTTGCGCACTGCGGCGCTCGAAGTCCCCGGTCAGATCATGCGGAGCGTCGGCATGGATGCCACCCAGCTCAGCGCGCTGCGTGACGGGCTCGGGCCCTTCGCGGGATCCATGCACGATCAGTAG